A window of Gossypium raimondii isolate GPD5lz chromosome 7, ASM2569854v1, whole genome shotgun sequence genomic DNA:
ATCATGAGATAAAATTCCCCAATTTAAGTGCTTCATCCAAAGATGGGCGAGGTCGATCTTGCATCCAAAGAGATAACCTCACTATTGAGCATCATTATCGATTTGATATATTCATTGCCGGTATCGATTCATtactaacaaaaattaattctcGCTTTAATGATGAGGTAGTGGAGTAACTTGTTCTTAGCTTTGCTTTGGATCCACGCGATAATTACAAAGCTTTTCAAGTGGAAGATATCTGCAAGcttataaatgatttttatttggaCGATTTTATGGAGCAATAAAAGCTACACATAAAGATTCAATTGGAGCATTTTCAACTTGATGATCATCAAAGCATAGAGTTGTAGAAAGCTTCTATAATTGTCGAGTTATGTCAAGTGCTAGCTAAAACAAAACAGTCAAGTAATTATGCATAATTTTTTCAACTATTaagaacaaatataaataactaaaatatttaaatatcaataaaatttattaacatataattaccGAGTCACAATTGAAGTGATAAAATTGTTACATATTAACCCAAACATCTCCTCTCCCcaaatttataacaattaaaaAGTAGTAGCAGTAGGATTAtaagaatttcatatttgaaaaatcacttataattataatcaatatttattattatttcaaaacaaatattacttaaataaattttatttgtttcaccTACACAAtgaatatatgataaatttaacatttatgaTCTGATGTAACATTTACAAATAGGAAGAGGAGGATGACAAGACTTAAATCATTATTCATGTTGGCAAGTTGATGTAATTAACTAACCAAAcaccaactaaattaaaatagttagagtaattaaatttattataagtatgtttatatataaaaatagtttttaaatttttaattaaataatataaactacaattatatatcaaaatttaaaataaagggtATCGGTTAATTACggtaaataagattatttttattttggttacctaattttctttttattaatttggtcattCTAAACTAATCAAATCGGTGATTCTAGTGTTAAATGGTAAGGAAACATGTCACGTTAGCAACtctaaaattaagataaattatttgttaatcactCTAAATACGAGTCATTCTTATTTTAACGATAaagtgattaatttaatttatttattttttaaaatgataaaattatcaaaaacaaaatttaagtcAGTAAAATAGGAGTAACCATAAATGAGTAATTAAATGAAGAGGTTTAAGATGTTCTGGAAACATATTTAATGAATGATGTTGAAGTCATACACATAGGAATACATTTGCATTTACATTTACATTGTGAATACCTCAGAAATGAAAGCGTAAGCTAAGAGAGACTTCAACTGTACAGAAAAGGTGACAGGTGATGATAAAGGGTGATCAGCTCAGCTCATGCATGTAAAGGACCAAGACAAGTGTCATTCAATATCactaaacaaattttgttatacCTTTTTCCGTCTTCCACCTATCTATGTATATACAATCCCTCCCTCCGATTCCACACCCACCTTCCTTCTCTTTCACTACCCATACTTACATTCTCTAAAAACCTATGCCAGAAGAAGCCCATCttatattttgtttcttatcTCTGTGAGTCCCTGTTTGTTTCTTACCCACTTTTCAGGCTCACCcatatcttcttcttcttcaacaaGTGTTCTTTTCCCCTTTCAGTAACGCACAATCTTTAATTAAAAGCTCACCACAATTCTCTCACCTTTATAATAATTCACTTGTCTGTCtacacttgtatttttatattagtgAGAAGTTCTTGCTCTTACATTGTTTGTaatgttttcatgttttttgAGTTTTCCCCTTTGATGGATagcttttgttgttgttgtgcTTTTCGGTGAATTCTACGATTTTTATTGTCTGTCGGAAATGGCCTCTGTTCTAAGGTTTAGGAAACTATGCTATGTAGAGTCAGCGGTTAAGTGTACTTCAGTGGGGTATGAATCTTTTGAGATTGATGAAAAACTCGACGAGAAGGAAGAGGATGTCCTTTCTGCTAACCACTTTGCCTTGGAAATCAACAAGAAGAGAAAACAACCTAAGAGGCAACCAAAAGAATGGAGGTGCTTAGATTCTTGCTGTTGGATTATTGGTTACCTTTGCACCACTTGGTGGCTCCTTTTGTTCTGCTACCACTGCTTGCCGGTTACATTGCTTCGGGTTCCTGAATTACCGGGCCCCGGAGTGAGGCTTAAGCGTGAAGGCTTGACGGCCCTTCACCCTGTCGTTTTAGTCCCTGGCATTGTCACCGGTGGCCTAGAGCTTTGGGAAGGCAGGCCTTGTGCCGATGGTCTGTTTCGTAAACGCCTTTGGGGTGGTGGTAGCTTCACTCAGATCTTCAAAAggtacttaaaaaaaatactactaACAGTTTCATCATTTGCTCATTTAATGGCTTTCTTGAGATTGAAATTGATTGATGTTTAGGCCTTTGTGTTTGTTGGAGCACTTGTCTTTGCACTATGAAACTGGCCTTGACCCACAAGGAATCCGAGTTCGTGCTGTTCCGGGGCTGGTTGGAGCCGACTATTTTGCTCCTGGATATTTCGTGTGGGCTGTTCtcattgaaaatttggcgaaAATCGGCTATGAGGGCAAAAATTTGCATATGGCTGCTTATGATTGGAGGCTATCTTTCCAGAATACAGAGGTATAAATATAATGGCTAACCCTTTGCTTCTTGCATTGTGTTATTTTCATGTCCATCTCAACAAAACACTGCTCCTTTAGGCTTAGCAGTTGGCAGGAATAAGAATTTGGATGAAATCAACCCCTTAATTATAAGATATTAAATCGAGTGAttactaataaatatttttttttattggggAATAGCAGATTCGGGACCATGCTCTTACTAGGCTGAAAAGTAAAATTGAGCTAATGTATATAAGCAATGGGTATAAGAAAGTGGTAGCGGTGCCCCATTCCATGGGGGTCATCTATTTTCTTCACTTCCTTAAATGGGTTGAAACACCTCCTCCTATGGGGGGCGGTGGTGGTCCAGGTTGGTGTGCCAAGCACATCAAGGCCGTCATGAACATTGGTCCTGCGTTTCTCGGTGTTCCAAAGGCTGTTAGTAATTTGTTCTCTGCTGAGGGCAAAGATGTTTCTTACATCAGGTTAGCTTTTCCATTTCTTCCTTGTAGTAGTAGTTGAGTGGATGAAACATAGTTTACTTGATGTTTTGTGCATGAAACATATACCATATTTGTTGTAGAGCTATGGCTCCGGGAGTTTTCGATTCCGAGATTTTGGGCCTTCAAACATTTGAACGTGTCATGCGGATGGCTCGGACATGGGACTCCATCGTGTCATTGCTGCCTAAAGGTGGAGAGGTCATTTGGGGAAACATGGACCGGTCTCCTGAAGAAGGTCATGTTTGTGACTTCTCCAAGAAAAGCCATTCTAAGACCTCTCTAACCACAAATAATATCAACAACAGTGACGTTAAGAGAGGCTTCCTAGTCAAAGATCTTGCTAACTATGGAAGAATAATCTCTTTCGGCAAGCCAGCCTCAGTTTTACATTCTTCAAAGCTTCCCACTGCTGATTCAAAGGTATTATATTTAACCTTTATCTCTTTTGATATGCACCCAGGAAAATATAGAAGAAAAGCTGCTTCCGTAGTGGCAATCATTAATTATGTTTCATTATCAGGAATTTTCGCGAACGAGTACTTCCgaaaatttcaataacttttcGTGTGGAGAGGCATGGACTGAATATGATGAGATGAGCAGGCAAAGCATCCAAAATGTTGCAGCAGATAAAGCTTACACAACTACAACTCTTCTTGATCTGCTTCGGTTTGTAGCACCGAAAATGATGAGACGAGCCGAAGCTCATTTTTCACATGGAATAGCTGAAAATCTTGATGACCCTAAATACAACCATTACAAATACTGGTCTAATCCACTTGAAACGAAGTAAGTACACATAATTACACTTGAGTTGTATGTATATGTAATGGATCTAAGCACATTGCTTTTCAGATTATCTGATGCTCCGGACATGGAGATATATTGCATGTATGGTGTCGGAATTCCGACTGAACGATCATACGTGTACAAGCTATCACCTAACAGTAGGTGCAAAAGCATTCCATACCAGATTGATAACTCAGTCCACGGAGAAGATGGTAGCTGCTTGAAAGGTGGAGTCTATTTCGCAGACGGGGACGAGAGTGTACCGGTTCTAAGTGCCGGCTTCATGTGTGCGAAAGGTTGGAGAGGACGAACCCGGTTCAATCCATCTGGTATTGCCACATACATCAGGGAGTACCGGCACAAGCCGCCAACTAGTCTGATGGAAGGGAGGGGGATCGAGAGTGGGTCACACGTCGACATCATGGGAAATTTCGCTCTGATCGAAGACATAATGCGTGTTGCAGCTGGTGCCACCGGGGACGAGATAGGAGGCGATCAGATTCACTCCGACATCATAAAGATGTCGGAAAGAATTAACCTTGGGCTATGATGAGAGTAAGAAAAAATGAGGAGTGCCTAACAAGTAGTAACCAACAAAATGGAGTAAAACTAACATGGGGAAATAAAGGATGAGCTGAAAAAAGGCAACCCAGATAAAAGGGTGGGTTGATGAGGTAGAGAAATTCGTAACGTATGGTGGTGATTTTGAGAGAAAGGTGCATAAAATGGGGTATTCAATTTTCTTGTAATGTTGTAATTTTCCGACTTGTTTCCCCtgtaatcaaataataagtGTTCTACTTAGCATTGggcattgattttctttctaatgATTTAAGAGGAGAATCATCTTGAGGGATGCCTAATTCAGCAGCTCTTGTGAAAATGGAGGAGCTTTAGACTTCCTTCTCATCTATTGGAGTTggatttattatattaaattataaattaataaaatataatataatattattttttattcatataactaattgattatattaatcataataataagatatatgtttaatgatgtattatataataataaaattaccaaattctattaattaaatttattttgtttttttcaaataaaatataataaaaaatgaagttgAATAAAGAATAGTGTTTTTCCTTGCTGGAAACTTTGATGCGAGCTTGAAGCTCCAGTGAAAATGTAGACGATCAGTGCAGTGCAGTTGATGTGATTAAACACGCTGAACTGAAGCAATCCAAATGCTTCAAAATGGTGCGTTTGCACTAAAAAGGTGCTTAATTGCACTGGACTGGAGCTCCAGTTGAATCCAGAAGTAATACTGCACACAAAGAATCTTATGTAACAAAAGTTATCAAACTTTAaggcttaatttttaaaaatattatttaattatacgaatatttttatttaagtgattaagctgttcaaaagtttttatttaagttattgagctattaagttttctttctttatttctttttccaaaaaaagTCTGATTAGAGAGCTTCAGGTGATGATTCGAGTCGATACGGTAGATCAATACCCATCAATGAGTACAAGAGCATACCTTAGATCTAAGATCATATGACGGTCAATCTTGAATATCGGAGAAGAAaactgtttggattttggttctcAAATTCGTGATgtccaaagttgtttcatgaaaaaaaactgAACTATAAAAGAGAAGGGAAACGAGAGTTTTTTATTGGTGCAGACAGTGAGAACATGGAAGGTCATACAGTGGCTATTTTAACAGCTAAATAACTTCAATGAAAActttctaataatttagtgaccattttgtaacttttttgaagttaagtgataagaacataaacttactaataggttaataattttgaatgtagTTTACtccaaaatttattataaaaatgaaatgtggTTTTGATAAAGTTGAATTTGTGAAAACTATGGTGTTTAAATTCTATGATTcccatcatatatatattttagatttctcaaaatctgaaaaagaaaaacataaatactcttaaaataatatttgttgctTTGTAAAATGAGTGagttttggtaattttacaatCGAGTTAAAACCAGTTAACAAGTGACACCAACTTAATCTAtaaaaaattgacataaaaattaaatgtggttttggttgaaatggtaGAGTTTGAAGGAAGAATTTGAGGATTTTGGTTCAAAAATCATCATGTGTatgtactttttaaaattatatgtaaaaaacaaaagtacccttaaacttatatttattgctttattaaaatgttgaacttttgataatttcataatttagttgGAATTGATTGAAAGAGACAAACTCAatcaaaactttaaataatagtGTAGATCACCTAAAATcctattattttcataaaagatataaaataacaaaaataattaaagatattttta
This region includes:
- the LOC105792333 gene encoding putative phospholipid:diacylglycerol acyltransferase 2 isoform X1, whose translation is MASVLRFRKLCYVESAVKCTSVGYESFEIDEKLDEKEEDVLSANHFALEINKKRKQPKRQPKEWRCLDSCCWIIGYLCTTWWLLLFCYHCLPVTLLRVPELPGPGVRLKREGLTALHPVVLVPGIVTGGLELWEGRPCADGLFRKRLWGGGSFTQIFKRPLCLLEHLSLHYETGLDPQGIRVRAVPGLVGADYFAPGYFVWAVLIENLAKIGYEGKNLHMAAYDWRLSFQNTEQIRDHALTRLKSKIELMYISNGYKKVVAVPHSMGVIYFLHFLKWVETPPPMGGGGGPGWCAKHIKAVMNIGPAFLGVPKAVSNLFSAEGKDVSYIRAMAPGVFDSEILGLQTFERVMRMARTWDSIVSLLPKGGEVIWGNMDRSPEEGHVCDFSKKSHSKTSLTTNNINNSDVKRGFLVKDLANYGRIISFGKPASVLHSSKLPTADSKEFSRTSTSENFNNFSCGEAWTEYDEMSRQSIQNVAADKAYTTTTLLDLLRFVAPKMMRRAEAHFSHGIAENLDDPKYNHYKYWSNPLETKLSDAPDMEIYCMYGVGIPTERSYVYKLSPNSRCKSIPYQIDNSVHGEDGSCLKGGVYFADGDESVPVLSAGFMCAKGWRGRTRFNPSGIATYIREYRHKPPTSLMEGRGIESGSHVDIMGNFALIEDIMRVAAGATGDEIGGDQIHSDIIKMSERINLGL
- the LOC105792333 gene encoding putative phospholipid:diacylglycerol acyltransferase 2 isoform X2 — encoded protein: MASVLRFRKLCYVESAVKCTSVGYESFEIDEKLDEKEEDVLSANHFALEINKKRKQPKRQPKEWRCLDSCCWIIGYLCTTWWLLLFCYHCLPVTLLRVPELPGPGVRLKREGLTALHPVVLVPGIVTGGLELWEGRPCADGLFRKRLWGGGSFTQIFKRPLCLLEHLSLHYETGLDPQGIRVRAVPGLVGADYFAPGYFVWAVLIENLAKIGYEGKNLHMAAYDWRLSFQNTEIRDHALTRLKSKIELMYISNGYKKVVAVPHSMGVIYFLHFLKWVETPPPMGGGGGPGWCAKHIKAVMNIGPAFLGVPKAVSNLFSAEGKDVSYIRAMAPGVFDSEILGLQTFERVMRMARTWDSIVSLLPKGGEVIWGNMDRSPEEGHVCDFSKKSHSKTSLTTNNINNSDVKRGFLVKDLANYGRIISFGKPASVLHSSKLPTADSKEFSRTSTSENFNNFSCGEAWTEYDEMSRQSIQNVAADKAYTTTTLLDLLRFVAPKMMRRAEAHFSHGIAENLDDPKYNHYKYWSNPLETKLSDAPDMEIYCMYGVGIPTERSYVYKLSPNSRCKSIPYQIDNSVHGEDGSCLKGGVYFADGDESVPVLSAGFMCAKGWRGRTRFNPSGIATYIREYRHKPPTSLMEGRGIESGSHVDIMGNFALIEDIMRVAAGATGDEIGGDQIHSDIIKMSERINLGL